The Lycium ferocissimum isolate CSIRO_LF1 chromosome 1, AGI_CSIRO_Lferr_CH_V1, whole genome shotgun sequence genome includes a region encoding these proteins:
- the LOC132065678 gene encoding uncharacterized protein LOC132065678 has product MIDNFKDWHEQLPYALLGYRTTARTSIGATPCLLVYGTEAVIPAEVEIPSLLIIQEAELDDAEWIRKRYEQLTLIDEKRMIAVCHGQLYQQRMARAFNKHVRTRVFQIGQLVLKRIFPNQEEYKGKFAPNWQGPYMVRKVLSGGAVVLAEMDGQWPRAINSDAILRYYV; this is encoded by the coding sequence ATGATTGATAACTTCAAAGACTGGCATGAACAACTGCCTTATGCATTATTGGGATATCGCACTACTGCCAGAACTTCAATCGGGGCCACTCCATGCCTATTAGTGTACGGCACTGAAGCAGTAATACCAGCCGAAGTAGAAATCCCTTCACTTCTAATAATACAAGAAGCTGAGTTGGATGACGCAGAATGGATTCGCAAGAGATATGAGCAACTGACTTTGATAGATGAAAAGCGAATGATTGCCGTTTGTCATGGTCAATTGTACCAACAAAGAATGGCGCGAGCTTTTAACAAGCATGtgagaactagggtttttcaaATCGGGCAATTGGTGCTCAAACGAATATTCCctaatcaagaagaatacaaaggaaagttcGCACCAAATTGGCAAGGCCCCTATATGGTGCGAAAGGTACTATCAGGAGGAGCTGTGGTACTTGCTGAAATGGATGGTCAGTGGCCAAGAGCAATAAATTCAGATGCCATCTTGAGATACTacgtgtga
- the LOC132056214 gene encoding ankyrin repeat protein SKIP35-like encodes MEEDRVVFVAGSENLENGIKINGEESQCFEMEVESCGVSNEIVVFPSSENGEGSNNGNNVVFSRESPLVSKDFRSSTCNCGVNKLKSRLASSSDGGEIGKNEKSGHDKKLNRQERIELGRLFQGAVSCHDWELAESLILLADPQTLNDALCIALDSIWFLSTQQELYGITGLIKKIISNGAFDFTRAALRTSFLASCVSACQSRTVSLADTVTVMAQRLHERLKECNGDEILKAEAGAKVQKFTEWALKCIGFHSRCQGNRDRDGQNAAFEIQLQLSAFKTFLDLAGNHLTGKDFTEAFDAACFPLTLFSTSFDPGWASGISATAIQGLLGMLVEGGADNVNQCFLEASRFGSTELVRILLQIAQRNSLDVDVDLALGFASHYGKIGTMECLVEEGNAMQFLGPLMRAAERGCMQVVDWFVKRGCRDMELCLALTAATSSSQVEVAEYLLPHVPQHILAALSIEILKAAGERSSGSLDGVAFLLSSDFLGDPAATYAVADSIAKSDDEAVAPELRSFLREHWSEAAFSDGLRQGQEHYCNLVRILKWGESPVCLRDIPGPLRIAIAYLPLYRECVEARGCLLSQRLRGQLVEAAKRLDGIVLEEVNQGRELLAVLEHHLPPFLHSNASNAA; translated from the exons atggaagaagataGAGTAGTTTTTGTTGCGGGAAGTGAAAACTTAGAGAATGGGATCAAGATTAATGGAGAAGAGTCTCAGTGTTTCGAGATGGAAGTTGAATCTTGTGGTGTAAGCAATGAGATTGTAGTTTTTCCTTCATCAGAGAATGGTGAAGGAAGCAATAATGGTAATAACGTGGTGTTTTCGAGAGAATCTCCGCTTGTAAGTAAGGACTTTAGATCATCCACTTGTAATTGTGGAGTTAATAAACTTAAATCCAGATTGGCTAGTAGTTCAGACGGTGGTGAGATTGGAAAGAACGAGAAGTCTGGGCATGATAAGAAGCTTAATAGACAAGAGAGGATCGAGTTAGGTCGGTTGTTTCAAGGTGCCGTGAGTTGCCATGATTGGGAGCTTGCCGAGAGTTTGATTCTACTGGCAGATCCCCAAACTCTAAATGATGCGTTGTGCATTGCTTTAGATTCGATATGGTTTTTAAGTACGCAACAAGAGTTGTATGGGATAACAGGGTTGATTAAGAAGATCATTTCTAATGGTGCCTTTGATTTCACGCGGGCAGCTCTAAGGACTTCGTTTCTTGCTTCTTGTGTTTCTGCTTGCCAGAGTCGAACCGTGAGCCTCGCTGATACTGTGACTGTAATGGCACAAAG GTTGCATGAACGACTTAAAGAGTGCAATGGGGATGAAATTTTGAAGGCAGAAGCTGGTGCTAAGGTCCAGAAGTTCACTGAATGGGCTTTAAAATGCATTGGTTTCCATTCCCGCTGCCAAGGGAACAGGGATAGGGATGGGCAGAATGCTGCTTTTGAAATACAACTACAGTTGTCGGCTTTCAAGACCTTCCTCGATCTTGCTGGGAACCACCTTACAGGAAAGGACTTCACAGAGGCATTTGATGCAGCTTGCTTCCCGCTTACACTCTTCTCTACTTCATTTGATCCTGGCTGGGCATCAGGTATTTCAGCTACTGCAATCCAAGGATTGCTTGGCATGTTGGTGGAGGGCGGTGCAGACAATGTCAATCAATGCTTTCTTGAAGCATCGCGTTTTGGAAGCACTGAGCTTGTCCGCATTCTCTTGCAG ATTGCTCAAAGAAATAGCTTGGATGTTGATGTCGACCTAGCTCTGGGATTTGCTTCCCATTATGGTAAAATTGGAACTATGGAATGTTTAGTTGAAGAAGGGAACGCAATGCAATTCTTGGGACCTTTGATGAGAGCTGCCGAACGGGGCTGCATGCAAGTAGTTGACTGGTTTGTCAAAAGAGGTTGCCGAGACATGGAACTATGTCTGGCCCTCACAGCTGCTACCTCCAGTAGTCAGGTTGAAGTTGCTGAATATCTCCTCCCGCACGTTCCTCAGCATATTCTTGCTGCCCTGAGCATCGAGATTCTTAAGGCTGCTGGTGAAAGAAGTAGCGGGTCCCTTGATGGAGTAGCATTTCTCCTAAGTTCAGACTTCCTCGGCGATCCTGCTGCAACTTATGCTGTCGCGGATAGCATCGCTAAGTCCGATGATGAGGCAGTCGCTCCCGAGCTCAGGTCTTTCCTTCGGGAGCATTGGTCGGAAGCTGCTTTCTCAGATGGACTAAGGCAAGGACAAGAACACTACTGCAACCTCGTGCGTATTTTGAAATGGGGAGAATCTCCCGTGTGTTTGAGGGACATTCCGGGGCCTTTGAGGATAGCAATAGCATACCTGCCACTGTATAGAGAATGTGTCGAGGCAAGGGGTTGTTTGTTATCACAAAGACTTAGGGGGCAACTTGTGGAAGCAGCAAAAAGGCTCGACGGTATAGTGCTGGAAGAGGTAAACCAAGGAAGAGAATTATTGGCTGTTTTAGAGCATCATCTTCCTCCATTTTTGCATAGTAATGCATCCAATGCTGCTTAG